A single window of Penaeus chinensis breed Huanghai No. 1 chromosome 9, ASM1920278v2, whole genome shotgun sequence DNA harbors:
- the LOC125028821 gene encoding probable E3 ubiquitin-protein ligase DTX2 isoform X2: MASAKQGLYVVVWEWENKQRRWRPYPPEVTQLLERAHLKNLRSAFLGDSDPALNNYSVNLSTMQQECKVTKEIVNVRRYFYPQSSPAGQGAVWQWSGDNAGDWHMYDMCVQCVIEESWGSGAQTVDLSKAFPMCPYVINFCNLTQMNSRTKFVRSIRRVQQASYPVGKPHVTPKQPRQVQGASCSTSNAASNNCGRVKPGTSTGADRPRMRGNRGDDDFATADAKPRNFLNKMFGRGNSGPNGTTKGGSLSPNNDHSNGRIGMNAWNGNNSASPPKPMPRTTLSSPVASNPPVPKPRTSVPYSKPVQHQHYHQQHEKQHLQHQQHHEHHHQQHQHHPHHHLHHQNQLQKQLLQQHHHQPMQQRHCQQYPDDREDWVDVSRILRNDSGVGRFGSSHTLDSDCSSMQSGRRPSLDTISTYLSQDSCNVEDDASHMTRFHNQDESKFVQDLIQVDGAEENMDDDVFDEDKEVCEVPSQQHCQFMPIAAAKNGSDLNLQQNGVKRKRTGERATPGHPRMDDVDDVENCQDIPIYANHTQRRHSHQKAQYGSRAPIAAEDRLLVQYTQAVNMPPDETCSICMWSLQESSGYSDDENEGAGNAMHLAGAMRYRVVSLNLCGHLFHQACIREMAKSSPHFLECPNCKTLHGEKLGNQPDGKMSVTTLAGSLPGHSDCGTIQITYNIQSGIQGPEHPHPGLPYTAIGFPRIAYLPNNAKGKKVLSLLREAWQRRLIFTVGTSVTTGITDAVTWNEIHHKTEWNNTSGHGYPDPNYLDNILLELAAHGVTETTLV; this comes from the exons ATGGCCTCAGCAAAGCAGGGACTATATGTTGTGGTGTGGGAGTGGGAGAACAAGcag cgaCGATGGAGGCCATATCCGCCAGAAGTTACACAGTTGCTGGAGCGAGCCCATTTAAAGAACTTGCGTTCAGCATTCTTGGGGGATTCAGACCCTGCCCTCAATAATTACTCTGTAAACCTATCAACAATGCAGCAAGAATGTAAAGTAACAA AGGAAATTGTGAATGTGAGAAGGTATTTTTACCCACAAAGTTCACCTGCTGGTCAAGGGGCTGTTTGGCAGTGGTCAGGAGATAATGCTGGAGACTGGCATATGTATGACATGTGTGTACAATGTGTCATAGAGGAGTCTTGGGGATCT GGTGCGCAGACAGTGGATTTGAGTAAAGCATTTCCAATGTGTCCTTATGTTATAAACTTCTGCAATCTAACACAG aTGAATAGCCGTACAAAGTTCGTCCGGAGTATCAGGCGGGTGCAGCAGGCATCTTATCCTGTAGGGAAACCTCATGTGACTCCAAAGCAGCCACGTCAAGTTCAAG GAGCAAGTTGTAGTACCAGCAATGCTGCAAGTAACAACTGTGGAAGAGTTAAACCTGGAACAAGTACTGGAGCTGATAGGCCAAGAATGAGAGGGAATCGTGGAGATGATGACTTTGCTACAGCAGATGCTAAACCACGTAATTTTTTGAACAag ATGTTTGGCCGTGGAAATAGTGGACCAAATGGCACTACAAAAGGTGGCTCATTAAGTCCAAATAATGACCATAGTAATGGTCGAATTGGAATGAATGCATGGAATGGCAATAATAGTGCCAGTCCTCCAAAGCCCATGCCTCGCACCACACTATCATCACCTGTGGCTAGTAACCCTCCTGTGCCCAAACCTCGAACTAGTGTCCCTTATTCTAAGCCAGTGcagcatcagcattatcaccaGCAACATGAAAAGCAGCATCTTCAGCACCAGCAGCATCATGAACACCATCACCAGCAACACCagcatcaccctcatcatcaccttcatcatcagaaTCAACTCCAGAAACAACTCCTTcagcaacaccatcaccaacccaTGCAACAGCGTCATTGTCAACAGTATCCAGATGACAGAGAAGATTGGGTTGATGTGTCCAGGATATTAAG AAATGATTCTGGTGTTGGAAGATTTGGCTCTAGCCACACCTTAGACTCTGACTGTAGCTCAATGCAGAGTGGGAGGCGTCCAAGTTTAGACACCATATCTACGTATTTGTCTCAAGATTCATGTAATGTGGAGGATGATGCCAGTCATATGACAAGGTTCCATAATCAGGATGAAAGCAA ATTTGTACAGGACCTTATACAAGTTGATGGAGCTGAAGAGAACATGGATGATGACGTTTTTGATGAAGATAAGGAAGTGTGTGAG gTTCCATCTCAGCAACATTGCCAATTTATGCCCATTGCAGCAGCTAAGAATGGTTCTGATTTGAACCTGCAACAAAATGGTGTCAAGCGGAAGCGAACTGGAGAACGAGCCACTCCGGGTCACCCTCGGatggatgatgttgatgatgtagaAAATTGCCAGGACATTCCCATCTATGCCAATCACACCCAACGTCGACATAGCCATCAGAAAGCTCAGTATGGGTCCAGAGCTCCAATTGCTGCAGAGGATCGG CTATTGGTTCAGTATACGCAGGCAGTAAACATGCCCCCTGATGAGACGTGTTCCATCTGCATGTGGAGCTTGCAAGAGTCCTCAGGTTAttctgatgatgaaaatgaaggtgCTGGTAATGCAATGCACTTAGCAG GTGCAATGAGATACAGAGTTGTAAGTCTGAATTTATGCGGCCACTTGTTCCACCAAGCTTGTATCAGAGAGATGGCAAAATCATCACCTCATTTCTTGGAGTGTCCGAACTGTAAGACTCTGCATGGAGAAAAGCTGGGAAATCAGCCTGATGGGAAAATGTCTGTTACAACATTGGCAGGATCtcttcctggacactctgattgCGGTACAATACAGATTACTTACAA CATCCAAAGTGGGATACAAGGACCAGAGCATCCTCATCCGGGGTTACCTTATACAGCAATTGGCTTCCCTCGGATAGCTTACCTTCCAAATAATGcaaaaggaaaaaag GTGTTAAGTCTCTTGAGGGAAGCTTGGCAGCGACGACTGATCTTCACAGTAGGAACATCGGTAACCACAGGCATAACAGATGCTGTCACCTGGAATGAGATTCACCACAAAACTGAGTGGAATAACACCTCAGGCCATGGGTATCCGGACCCTAACTACCTAGACAACATTCTCCTAGAACTGGCTGCACATGGTGTTACTGAGACAACACTTGTTTGA
- the LOC125028821 gene encoding probable E3 ubiquitin-protein ligase DTX2 isoform X1, whose product MASAKQGLYVVVWEWENKQRRWRPYPPEVTQLLERAHLKNLRSAFLGDSDPALNNYSVNLSTMQQECKVTKEIVNVRRYFYPQSSPAGQGAVWQWSGDNAGDWHMYDMCVQCVIEESWGSGAQTVDLSKAFPMCPYVINFCNLTQMNSRTKFVRSIRRVQQASYPVGKPHVTPKQPRQVQGASCSTSNAASNNCGRVKPGTSTGADRPRMRGNRGDDDFATADAKPRNFLNKMFGRGNSGPNGTTKGGSLSPNNDHSNGRIGMNAWNGNNSASPPKPMPRTTLSSPVASNPPVPKPRTSVPYSKPVQHQHYHQQHEKQHLQHQQHHEHHHQQHQHHPHHHLHHQNQLQKQLLQQHHHQPMQQRHCQQYPDDREDWVDVSRILRNDSGVGRFGSSHTLDSDCSSMQSGRRPSLDTISTYLSQDSCNVEDDASHMTRFHNQDESKFVQDLIQVDGAEENMDDDVFDEDKEVCEVMKGGAGQISPALLHSSSPIHSHHVHHQRQMSHNQVPSQQHCQFMPIAAAKNGSDLNLQQNGVKRKRTGERATPGHPRMDDVDDVENCQDIPIYANHTQRRHSHQKAQYGSRAPIAAEDRLLVQYTQAVNMPPDETCSICMWSLQESSGYSDDENEGAGNAMHLAGAMRYRVVSLNLCGHLFHQACIREMAKSSPHFLECPNCKTLHGEKLGNQPDGKMSVTTLAGSLPGHSDCGTIQITYNIQSGIQGPEHPHPGLPYTAIGFPRIAYLPNNAKGKKVLSLLREAWQRRLIFTVGTSVTTGITDAVTWNEIHHKTEWNNTSGHGYPDPNYLDNILLELAAHGVTETTLV is encoded by the exons ATGGCCTCAGCAAAGCAGGGACTATATGTTGTGGTGTGGGAGTGGGAGAACAAGcag cgaCGATGGAGGCCATATCCGCCAGAAGTTACACAGTTGCTGGAGCGAGCCCATTTAAAGAACTTGCGTTCAGCATTCTTGGGGGATTCAGACCCTGCCCTCAATAATTACTCTGTAAACCTATCAACAATGCAGCAAGAATGTAAAGTAACAA AGGAAATTGTGAATGTGAGAAGGTATTTTTACCCACAAAGTTCACCTGCTGGTCAAGGGGCTGTTTGGCAGTGGTCAGGAGATAATGCTGGAGACTGGCATATGTATGACATGTGTGTACAATGTGTCATAGAGGAGTCTTGGGGATCT GGTGCGCAGACAGTGGATTTGAGTAAAGCATTTCCAATGTGTCCTTATGTTATAAACTTCTGCAATCTAACACAG aTGAATAGCCGTACAAAGTTCGTCCGGAGTATCAGGCGGGTGCAGCAGGCATCTTATCCTGTAGGGAAACCTCATGTGACTCCAAAGCAGCCACGTCAAGTTCAAG GAGCAAGTTGTAGTACCAGCAATGCTGCAAGTAACAACTGTGGAAGAGTTAAACCTGGAACAAGTACTGGAGCTGATAGGCCAAGAATGAGAGGGAATCGTGGAGATGATGACTTTGCTACAGCAGATGCTAAACCACGTAATTTTTTGAACAag ATGTTTGGCCGTGGAAATAGTGGACCAAATGGCACTACAAAAGGTGGCTCATTAAGTCCAAATAATGACCATAGTAATGGTCGAATTGGAATGAATGCATGGAATGGCAATAATAGTGCCAGTCCTCCAAAGCCCATGCCTCGCACCACACTATCATCACCTGTGGCTAGTAACCCTCCTGTGCCCAAACCTCGAACTAGTGTCCCTTATTCTAAGCCAGTGcagcatcagcattatcaccaGCAACATGAAAAGCAGCATCTTCAGCACCAGCAGCATCATGAACACCATCACCAGCAACACCagcatcaccctcatcatcaccttcatcatcagaaTCAACTCCAGAAACAACTCCTTcagcaacaccatcaccaacccaTGCAACAGCGTCATTGTCAACAGTATCCAGATGACAGAGAAGATTGGGTTGATGTGTCCAGGATATTAAG AAATGATTCTGGTGTTGGAAGATTTGGCTCTAGCCACACCTTAGACTCTGACTGTAGCTCAATGCAGAGTGGGAGGCGTCCAAGTTTAGACACCATATCTACGTATTTGTCTCAAGATTCATGTAATGTGGAGGATGATGCCAGTCATATGACAAGGTTCCATAATCAGGATGAAAGCAA ATTTGTACAGGACCTTATACAAGTTGATGGAGCTGAAGAGAACATGGATGATGACGTTTTTGATGAAGATAAGGAAGTGTGTGAGGTAATGAAGGGTGGAGCTGGACAAATATCGCCTGCACTGTTGCATTCATCTTCACCCATACATTCCCATCACGTGCATCATCAACGCCAGATGTCACACAACCAG gTTCCATCTCAGCAACATTGCCAATTTATGCCCATTGCAGCAGCTAAGAATGGTTCTGATTTGAACCTGCAACAAAATGGTGTCAAGCGGAAGCGAACTGGAGAACGAGCCACTCCGGGTCACCCTCGGatggatgatgttgatgatgtagaAAATTGCCAGGACATTCCCATCTATGCCAATCACACCCAACGTCGACATAGCCATCAGAAAGCTCAGTATGGGTCCAGAGCTCCAATTGCTGCAGAGGATCGG CTATTGGTTCAGTATACGCAGGCAGTAAACATGCCCCCTGATGAGACGTGTTCCATCTGCATGTGGAGCTTGCAAGAGTCCTCAGGTTAttctgatgatgaaaatgaaggtgCTGGTAATGCAATGCACTTAGCAG GTGCAATGAGATACAGAGTTGTAAGTCTGAATTTATGCGGCCACTTGTTCCACCAAGCTTGTATCAGAGAGATGGCAAAATCATCACCTCATTTCTTGGAGTGTCCGAACTGTAAGACTCTGCATGGAGAAAAGCTGGGAAATCAGCCTGATGGGAAAATGTCTGTTACAACATTGGCAGGATCtcttcctggacactctgattgCGGTACAATACAGATTACTTACAA CATCCAAAGTGGGATACAAGGACCAGAGCATCCTCATCCGGGGTTACCTTATACAGCAATTGGCTTCCCTCGGATAGCTTACCTTCCAAATAATGcaaaaggaaaaaag GTGTTAAGTCTCTTGAGGGAAGCTTGGCAGCGACGACTGATCTTCACAGTAGGAACATCGGTAACCACAGGCATAACAGATGCTGTCACCTGGAATGAGATTCACCACAAAACTGAGTGGAATAACACCTCAGGCCATGGGTATCCGGACCCTAACTACCTAGACAACATTCTCCTAGAACTGGCTGCACATGGTGTTACTGAGACAACACTTGTTTGA